A section of the Campylobacter lanienae NCTC 13004 genome encodes:
- a CDS encoding endonuclease/exonuclease/phosphatase family protein — MRILISIILFFGVLFSSELKIATYNVENLFDDRISGSEYSEFKSNRWNEAKYQQKLQKIARVLKHLDADVVALNEIENQNVMKALADLSGYRYYKFATTKGAPVGLGLLSRYRISDSRVYLVPNVKTRPILMSRVEFNGYDIEFFVAHFPAAKNPLKSRIAAADTMKKAIKNSQNGVILGDLNSNYGYKFLLNDLDGWTNLWEFIPTSQRSSYKNGKSAIDHIILSRDLMSGNLSYKDGSFGIFKANFMDDSYSDHYPIYATITTQNNSKELPTLSINELKSSNQRAKISGVVIYKDKNGYILTDESRRGIYIYEKNPSLGIGMRVDAVANKIEDYKGNMQISSISYVSLDSDFKGDESSYMMDINDIDMATSGDVIGDIVLDIKGGFANISNTKFKIYSPNRAIKDGKISIKKAIVWSYKGQKELIIE; from the coding sequence ATGCGAATTTTAATCTCTATTATTTTGTTTTTTGGGGTGCTTTTTTCATCAGAATTAAAGATCGCTACATATAATGTCGAAAATCTCTTTGATGATAGGATTAGTGGTAGTGAATATAGTGAGTTTAAATCTAATAGATGGAACGAGGCAAAATATCAGCAAAAACTACAAAAAATCGCTAGAGTTTTAAAACATTTAGATGCTGATGTGGTGGCATTAAATGAGATTGAAAATCAAAATGTAATGAAGGCGCTAGCTGATTTGAGCGGATATAGATATTATAAATTTGCTACTACAAAGGGTGCGCCAGTTGGGCTTGGGCTGCTTAGTAGATATAGGATTAGTGATAGTAGAGTTTATCTTGTGCCAAATGTCAAAACTAGGCCGATTTTGATGAGTAGGGTGGAGTTTAATGGTTATGATATTGAGTTTTTTGTAGCTCACTTCCCAGCGGCTAAAAATCCACTTAAAAGCAGAATCGCCGCCGCTGATACAATGAAAAAAGCTATTAAAAATAGCCAAAATGGGGTGATTTTAGGCGATTTAAATAGCAATTATGGATATAAATTTTTGCTTAATGATCTTGATGGATGGACGAATTTGTGGGAGTTTATCCCTACTAGTCAAAGAAGTAGCTATAAAAATGGTAAAAGCGCAATTGATCATATAATATTAAGTAGGGATTTGATGAGTGGGAATTTGAGTTATAAAGATGGGAGTTTTGGTATTTTCAAAGCAAATTTTATGGATGATAGTTACTCTGATCACTACCCTATATATGCTACAATAACTACGCAAAATAACTCTAAAGAGTTGCCAACTCTATCGATTAATGAGCTTAAATCATCTAATCAAAGAGCCAAAATATCAGGTGTGGTGATATATAAGGATAAAAATGGATATATATTAACTGATGAGAGTCGGCGTGGAATTTATATCTATGAGAAAAATCCATCTCTTGGTATTGGTATGAGAGTTGATGCGGTGGCAAATAAGATTGAAGATTATAAGGGCAATATGCAAATTAGTAGTATCTCTTATGTAAGCTTAGATAGCGATTTTAAGGGCGATGAGAGTAGCTATATGATGGATATAAATGATATAGATATGGCTACAAGCGGCGATGTGATTGGGGATATTGTCTTAGATATTAAGGGCGGATTTGCTAATATTTCTAATACTAAATTTAAAATTTACTCACCAAATAGGGCGATAAAAGATGGTAAAATCTCGATTAAAAAGGCTATTGTGTGGAGTTATAAGGGACAAAAGGAGTTGATAATTGAGTGA
- the glyS gene encoding glycine--tRNA ligase subunit beta, with protein sequence MKMLIEIGVEELPAIPFLKELNNIEPKFKSALDEYNIKCDFRLDYTPRRVVLHGDMDEFAGDKVVESIGAPKHVALSIDQNWSAAAIGFAKKCGISLDELKFENINGKEVLYHKSVIKGDLSKNLLAKVINKFISSLNFGKSMRWGDGKYEFIRPIRSIVAVLDDELVDMEIYGVKSQMAFYPHRNYGYEMVKFATIDKYYSALERNGIILSANKRREKILNEFRQIEQNSGLKIELDEDLLDEVVAITEMPTALMGGFEKEFLEVPSEVIVTSMKENQRYFPLRDQNGKLSNHFVVVSNAISSDSNLIIKGNEKVLRARLSDAKFFWESDLASEFSSAKLKNITYLAGLGSMYDKEIRERQIARELAKIYEKELKDEFGGEFIDELDRAVMLSKADLATSMVYEFTDLQGVMGSYYAKHRKENHFVIEAIKEQYLPNKEGSECPKSYFSSVVALSSKLDTLMGLFSINKIPTGNKDPYALRRAAAGVIRIVLNLNIEFDIKKILSLIAQNYAKFDLGSLELFITDRLYTMYNANPSVIKACLDSGVRDIKRLNLAIIALDEISKDSEFKENFSTFKRLANIIKDSKIESVDEGLMEHESERALYNKFNSLKLDINDTKGYLLSLFDLKPYIDSYFDNVMINSDDPKIKSNRISIIGQIYQAFLKVADIKEITI encoded by the coding sequence ATGAAAATGTTAATTGAGATTGGAGTAGAAGAGCTTCCTGCGATACCTTTTTTAAAAGAGCTTAATAATATTGAGCCAAAATTTAAATCTGCGTTAGATGAGTATAATATTAAGTGTGATTTTAGGCTTGATTATACCCCTAGAAGAGTTGTATTGCATGGTGATATGGATGAATTCGCTGGTGATAAGGTGGTTGAGAGTATCGGCGCACCAAAGCATGTGGCATTAAGTATCGATCAAAATTGGTCCGCAGCAGCGATAGGATTTGCTAAAAAGTGTGGCATAAGCTTAGATGAGCTGAAATTTGAAAATATTAATGGCAAAGAGGTTTTGTATCATAAGAGTGTGATTAAGGGGGATTTGAGTAAAAATCTGCTTGCTAAGGTTATAAATAAATTTATATCATCTTTAAATTTCGGTAAATCTATGAGATGGGGAGATGGCAAGTATGAGTTTATCCGTCCGATTAGATCTATTGTAGCGGTTTTGGATGATGAGTTGGTGGATATGGAGATTTATGGTGTGAAGTCGCAAATGGCCTTTTATCCACATAGAAATTACGGCTATGAGATGGTAAAATTCGCTACTATAGATAAGTATTATAGTGCTTTAGAGCGTAATGGGATTATCCTTAGTGCTAATAAAAGGCGAGAAAAAATCCTAAATGAATTCAGGCAAATTGAGCAAAATAGCGGTTTGAAAATCGAGTTAGATGAGGATTTATTAGATGAAGTTGTGGCTATTACTGAGATGCCTACTGCGCTTATGGGTGGCTTTGAAAAAGAGTTTTTAGAAGTGCCTAGTGAGGTTATAGTAACTTCAATGAAAGAAAATCAACGATACTTCCCATTGAGAGATCAAAATGGCAAATTAAGCAATCATTTTGTGGTAGTTAGCAATGCTATTAGTAGTGATTCGAATTTGATAATCAAAGGTAATGAAAAGGTGCTAAGAGCTAGGCTAAGTGATGCTAAGTTCTTTTGGGAGAGTGATCTAGCTAGTGAGTTTAGCTCAGCGAAATTAAAAAACATCACCTATTTAGCCGGTCTTGGCTCAATGTATGATAAAGAGATTAGAGAGCGCCAAATTGCTAGGGAGCTAGCTAAAATCTATGAAAAAGAGCTAAAAGATGAATTTGGCGGTGAGTTTATAGATGAGCTTGATAGGGCTGTTATGCTTAGCAAGGCTGATCTTGCTACCTCAATGGTATATGAATTTACAGATTTACAAGGGGTTATGGGGAGTTATTACGCTAAACATAGAAAAGAAAATCACTTTGTAATTGAAGCGATCAAAGAGCAATACCTGCCTAATAAAGAGGGTAGCGAGTGTCCGAAAAGCTACTTTTCTAGCGTGGTGGCACTATCATCTAAGCTTGATACGCTAATGGGGTTATTTAGTATAAATAAAATCCCAACAGGCAATAAAGACCCATACGCTCTAAGGCGAGCTGCAGCTGGGGTTATACGGATTGTTTTGAATTTAAATATAGAGTTTGATATCAAAAAAATTCTATCTCTAATAGCTCAAAATTATGCTAAATTCGATTTGGGTAGTTTGGAGCTATTTATAACTGATAGATTATATACTATGTATAATGCCAATCCATCTGTGATAAAAGCGTGTCTAGATAGTGGTGTAAGGGATATCAAAAGGCTAAATCTAGCTATAATTGCCTTAGATGAGATAAGCAAAGATAGCGAATTTAAAGAGAATTTCTCCACATTTAAGCGCCTAGCAAATATAATCAAAGATAGCAAGATTGAGAGTGTAGATGAGGGCTTAATGGAACATGAGAGCGAAAGAGCATTGTATAATAAATTTAACTCATTAAAATTAGATATCAATGATACAAAGGGATATTTACTATCGTTATTTGATCTAAAACCTTATATTGATAGCTATTTTGATAATGTAATGATAAATAGCGATGATCCAAAGATTAAATCTAATCGCATATCCATAATCGGGCAAATTTATCAAGCATTTTTAAAAGTCGCTGATATAAAAGAGATAACTATATAA